Proteins encoded within one genomic window of Bdellovibrionota bacterium:
- a CDS encoding ATP-binding cassette domain-containing protein, whose protein sequence is MISTANVSLRFGAKKLFEDVNVKFTPGNCYGLIGANGAGKTTFLKILSKEIEPNTGEVIIDPNLRISVLKQDHYAFDEHTVLQTVLMGNEKLYSIMQEKDKIYANPNFSEADGIRASELEMEFGELNGWEAESEASTMLAGLGIDESQHQKLMSELVGGEKVKVLLAQALFGQPDILLLDEPTNHLDIYAIKWLEEFLLKFENTVIVISHDRYFLNRVCTHMADIDFSKVTTFTGNYDFWRQASELNQRLLSAQNKKSTDKAEELKAFIQRFSANASKSKQASSRQKQLEKLTFNDMPISSRKQPYVGFDLKRELGNDVLAVEGISKTFEGSPLLKNISFMMKKGDKIALLGKNDLAKTILLDILAGEAKADSGTFAWGTTTTRSYFPTENSKYFSGDEDSLVDWLRQYSEDKDESFIRGFLGKMLFSGADALKKPRVLSGGEKVRCMLSKMMLSGANVLLLDGPTAHLDLESITAVNEGISRYKGSVIFTSHDHEFIQTVANRIIEIDTGIIYDNHITYEEYVDMKKAKS, encoded by the coding sequence ATGATCAGCACCGCCAATGTCAGCTTAAGATTCGGAGCTAAAAAGCTCTTTGAAGACGTAAATGTTAAATTTACGCCAGGCAATTGCTATGGCTTAATTGGTGCAAATGGTGCTGGCAAAACAACCTTCTTAAAGATCTTATCGAAAGAAATCGAGCCCAACACCGGGGAAGTGATCATTGATCCCAATCTTCGCATCTCTGTTTTAAAGCAGGATCATTATGCTTTTGATGAGCATACCGTTCTTCAAACTGTATTGATGGGCAATGAAAAGCTCTACAGTATCATGCAGGAAAAAGACAAGATTTATGCGAATCCTAACTTTTCGGAAGCAGATGGAATCAGAGCTTCAGAGCTTGAAATGGAATTCGGAGAATTGAATGGCTGGGAAGCAGAATCGGAAGCGAGCACCATGCTTGCGGGACTCGGAATTGATGAATCTCAACATCAAAAATTAATGAGCGAACTTGTCGGAGGAGAAAAAGTTAAAGTTCTTCTTGCTCAAGCATTGTTCGGTCAGCCCGACATCCTACTTCTGGATGAGCCCACGAACCATTTGGATATTTATGCAATCAAGTGGCTAGAGGAGTTTTTACTAAAATTTGAAAATACAGTTATCGTAATCTCCCATGATAGATATTTTTTAAATCGCGTATGCACACACATGGCAGATATTGATTTTTCAAAAGTGACAACCTTCACAGGAAATTATGACTTCTGGAGACAGGCAAGCGAACTCAATCAAAGATTATTATCTGCGCAAAACAAAAAGAGCACGGATAAAGCAGAAGAACTCAAAGCCTTCATTCAAAGATTCAGTGCGAATGCTTCAAAATCCAAACAGGCTTCGTCTCGTCAAAAACAATTAGAGAAGCTCACATTCAATGACATGCCTATATCTTCACGTAAACAGCCTTACGTTGGTTTTGATCTTAAAAGAGAATTGGGCAATGATGTTCTAGCTGTAGAGGGGATTTCGAAAACTTTCGAGGGTTCGCCTTTACTTAAAAACATAAGTTTTATGATGAAGAAGGGCGACAAGATCGCTCTTCTTGGCAAAAACGATTTAGCCAAGACTATACTTTTAGATATTCTTGCAGGTGAGGCGAAAGCAGATTCAGGAACTTTTGCTTGGGGAACAACAACTACAAGAAGTTATTTTCCGACAGAGAATTCAAAATATTTTTCGGGCGATGAAGACTCATTAGTGGATTGGCTGAGACAATATTCCGAAGACAAAGATGAATCATTCATACGTGGCTTCTTGGGAAAGATGCTATTCAGTGGAGCTGATGCTCTTAAGAAACCAAGAGTTTTGTCTGGTGGTGAGAAAGTGCGCTGTATGCTATCCAAGATGATGCTTTCTGGAGCTAATGTATTATTATTAGATGGTCCCACTGCGCATTTGGATTTAGAAAGCATTACGGCGGTCAATGAGGGCATTTCTAGATACAAAGGCAGTGTTATATTTACCTCTCATGATCATGAATTTATCCAAACCGTGGCTAATAGAATAATCGAAATTGATACAGGCATTATCTATGACAATCATATTACATATGAAGAATATGTAGACATGAAAAAAGCTAAATCATAA
- a CDS encoding helix-turn-helix transcriptional regulator → MLNNKHARKKNEMEFNTLASNIGKNIKYYRKQLGLSQSQACKKVSCDKRFYQRIEAGKAGLTLRTLLKISLALGMPICELFKMDIIESENQSEKNDS, encoded by the coding sequence TTGTTAAATAATAAACATGCAAGAAAGAAAAATGAAATGGAATTCAACACGCTAGCCTCTAATATAGGCAAAAACATAAAGTATTATAGAAAACAATTGGGTCTCTCACAGAGTCAGGCTTGTAAGAAAGTCTCTTGTGATAAGAGATTTTATCAGAGGATTGAAGCTGGAAAGGCAGGGCTCACGCTTCGCACGCTGCTTAAAATTTCTTTAGCTCTTGGCATGCCGATCTGCGAACTCTTTAAGATGGATATCATTGAGAGTGAAAATCAGAGTGAGAAAAATGATTCTTAA
- a CDS encoding MGMT family protein, with protein sequence MKKPTEFSLKVIKAIKSIPKGKVATYGQIARIAGKEHASRGVSWILHSCSKSHSLPWQRVLNSKGQISFPIMTRNHTRQMNLLKKEGIEFSENGQIDMTKFQWSKRGRV encoded by the coding sequence ATGAAAAAGCCAACAGAGTTTTCGTTAAAAGTGATCAAAGCAATCAAAAGTATTCCAAAAGGTAAGGTTGCTACTTATGGTCAAATCGCCAGAATTGCAGGCAAAGAGCATGCTTCGAGGGGAGTCTCGTGGATTCTTCATTCCTGTTCCAAGAGCCACAGTCTTCCTTGGCAACGAGTACTCAATTCCAAAGGACAGATCTCTTTTCCCATTATGACGAGAAATCACACGCGCCAAATGAATCTTTTGAAAAAGGAAGGCATTGAATTCTCTGAAAACGGACAAATAGATATGACAAAATTTCAGTGGAGCAAGAGAGGCCGGGTTTAG
- a CDS encoding rhomboid family intramembrane serine protease produces MNTIRIIIFINILVFLAWNIPLPVIDSDFMPLNFLISWDALSEGRYWTLVTSAFSHNMFLHIFLNMYVLYSFGNVILMTIGLKRFLWFYFVAGIFSSFAHAAVSAFILGQPELPALGASGAIAGIILLFSLLYPKEKILIMGIIPLPAIWGAVAFIGLDIWGLVAQAGGHGLPIGHGAHLGGALIGILYYLYLRKFLRSRIV; encoded by the coding sequence ATGAATACCATTCGAATCATAATTTTTATAAACATCCTGGTGTTCCTCGCTTGGAATATCCCGCTTCCAGTCATAGATTCTGACTTTATGCCTCTTAACTTTCTAATCAGTTGGGATGCGCTGTCAGAAGGACGATATTGGACACTCGTTACATCAGCGTTTTCGCACAATATGTTTTTGCATATTTTCCTTAATATGTACGTACTTTATAGCTTTGGTAATGTGATTTTAATGACCATTGGTCTTAAGAGATTCTTGTGGTTTTATTTTGTTGCTGGAATTTTTAGTTCTTTTGCTCACGCTGCTGTTTCGGCGTTTATCTTGGGACAACCCGAGCTTCCGGCACTTGGCGCTTCCGGTGCAATTGCGGGAATTATACTTTTATTCTCCTTACTGTATCCAAAAGAGAAAATTTTAATCATGGGGATTATCCCGCTTCCAGCGATCTGGGGAGCTGTAGCATTCATTGGTCTTGATATCTGGGGCCTGGTTGCGCAAGCGGGCGGCCACGGCCTTCCTATCGGTCACGGAGCCCATCTCGGCGGGGCCCTCATCGGAATTTTATACTATCTGTATTTAAGAAAATTTTTAAGGAGCAGAATAGTATAA
- a CDS encoding Hpt domain-containing protein yields the protein MSAAKKLSPVIIVDKALEEIMVNFVQNRINDLTAIETAVFKGDWEEARRYAHIVAGVSGGYGFTELGEQARLIEKYIESKDRDKIIASIFYLKDYLKIVTVIYN from the coding sequence ATGTCAGCTGCAAAAAAATTATCTCCCGTAATAATCGTGGATAAGGCTTTAGAAGAGATTATGGTTAACTTTGTTCAGAACCGAATCAATGATCTCACGGCTATAGAGACGGCAGTCTTCAAAGGAGATTGGGAGGAAGCCAGGCGCTATGCACACATTGTTGCAGGTGTATCTGGTGGTTATGGCTTTACTGAGCTCGGTGAGCAGGCAAGACTTATTGAGAAATATATTGAATCAAAAGACAGAGATAAAATTATAGCCTCTATCTTTTATCTTAAAGACTATTTAAAAATTGTAACTGTGATCTATAATTAA
- a CDS encoding glycerophosphodiester phosphodiesterase family protein gives MTHLFFTLAFLIVFDGARAQPRKLEIQGHRGARSVRPENTLSAFKYALENKIEVLEMDLQYTKDHVLVLGHDEKLNPNICLDPMGNKIKADSISVNSLTLAELQKYDCGSLINPRFPKQIPSPKEKMPTFAEVLALVNNYEKSQGMKYKLNVEIKVPNEYVKANTPRMVKELIEAVKKHKIYDRTVLQSFDIEVLDVARAKDPKLQTSFLIEEKMDVILAKLNLKTTSDLIRKYKFNILSPNFKLMTKVQVKDLQSQGIQVIPWTANDPQDWKSLLDMEVDGIITDDPVALKSFLN, from the coding sequence ATGACACATTTGTTTTTTACATTAGCATTTTTAATTGTATTTGACGGTGCTAGGGCTCAACCGCGTAAATTAGAGATTCAAGGACACCGTGGTGCTAGAAGCGTAAGGCCAGAGAACACATTGAGTGCGTTTAAGTACGCTTTAGAAAATAAAATAGAAGTTCTTGAGATGGACTTGCAGTACACCAAGGACCATGTTTTGGTTCTTGGACATGATGAAAAATTAAATCCCAATATTTGCTTAGATCCTATGGGGAACAAAATTAAAGCAGATTCAATTTCAGTAAATTCTTTAACTTTAGCAGAGCTTCAAAAGTATGATTGCGGGAGTCTAATCAATCCAAGATTTCCCAAACAAATACCGTCACCTAAAGAAAAAATGCCTACATTTGCGGAAGTGTTAGCTTTGGTGAACAATTACGAAAAATCTCAAGGTATGAAGTACAAACTCAATGTTGAAATCAAGGTTCCTAATGAGTATGTGAAGGCGAATACACCGAGAATGGTGAAAGAGCTCATTGAGGCTGTAAAGAAACATAAAATTTATGATAGAACTGTTCTTCAATCTTTTGATATCGAAGTTTTAGATGTGGCTCGAGCAAAAGATCCAAAGCTTCAGACTTCATTTTTAATTGAAGAAAAAATGGATGTTATTTTAGCGAAATTGAATTTAAAAACTACAAGTGATCTCATTAGAAAATATAAATTTAATATTTTATCTCCAAACTTTAAATTGATGACGAAGGTTCAGGTTAAAGATCTTCAATCACAAGGAATTCAAGTTATTCCTTGGACCGCAAACGATCCACAAGATTGGAAATCACTTCTTGATATGGAAGTCGACGGAATCATTACCGACGATCCTGTGGCGCTCAAAAGTTTTCTCAATTAA
- a CDS encoding HNH endonuclease, protein MNLKHFSNQGLLENAKRLSTEERKTTTEILHHLREIEIRKLHLEMGFSSLFEYCLRELKYSESQAQRRISAMRLIRDLPEVEAKIKEGSLSLSNAAKIQSFIRQAYKDEKPLNLLEKKELVQKIENKSTRECELELIKFSPEPIIARSKERIISEEYTELKLTIKKDLKDKIDQVKNLLSHQNPEGDLNKLLELMCDMVIKKKDPSQRRASTSQQVELKEEAKERPEINKNVVGTLSKEISNSTNRKMCKPTNRYIPGTIKQEVYMRDKGCCTFTYRETKRRCNSKHLIQYDHIRPVAFNGETTVQNLRLLCFQHHKLVTDRIFRMQPSSL, encoded by the coding sequence ATGAACTTAAAACATTTTTCAAATCAAGGCCTACTAGAAAACGCTAAAAGACTTTCTACGGAAGAAAGAAAAACAACTACAGAGATCCTTCATCATTTAAGGGAGATCGAAATCAGAAAACTTCATTTGGAAATGGGGTTTTCAAGTCTTTTTGAATATTGTTTAAGAGAACTAAAGTACTCTGAGTCCCAAGCCCAAAGAAGAATATCTGCCATGAGATTAATTCGTGACCTTCCTGAAGTTGAAGCTAAAATCAAAGAAGGTTCTTTGAGTCTTTCTAATGCGGCAAAAATTCAAAGCTTTATTAGACAGGCTTATAAAGATGAAAAACCCTTAAATCTTTTAGAAAAGAAAGAACTCGTTCAAAAGATAGAGAATAAATCCACAAGAGAATGTGAGCTCGAACTGATCAAGTTCTCTCCTGAACCTATAATTGCAAGATCAAAGGAGAGAATAATCAGCGAAGAATATACGGAGCTTAAACTCACTATAAAAAAGGATCTTAAAGATAAAATAGACCAAGTTAAAAACTTACTCTCTCATCAAAATCCTGAGGGAGACTTGAACAAACTCTTAGAGCTTATGTGTGATATGGTCATAAAAAAGAAAGACCCATCACAACGCAGAGCTTCTACCTCGCAACAAGTGGAATTAAAAGAAGAAGCAAAAGAAAGACCAGAGATAAATAAAAATGTTGTTGGAACTTTATCAAAAGAAATCTCAAATTCTACGAATCGAAAAATGTGTAAACCTACCAACCGCTATATTCCAGGAACTATCAAGCAAGAAGTATATATGAGAGATAAAGGATGTTGCACTTTCACTTATCGGGAAACTAAGCGAAGATGCAATTCCAAACATTTAATACAGTACGATCACATAAGACCGGTGGCATTTAATGGCGAAACCACAGTTCAGAATTTGAGACTTCTGTGCTTCCAACATCATAAGCTTGTTACAGATCGTATATTTAGGATGCAACCAAGTAGTCTGTAA
- a CDS encoding response regulator, giving the protein MARILIVDDSKEILDLAKMFLSDSGHEVLTAANAMDAMELLNTYRIDLGIFDIEMPYTNGFQLSETLKNSMRYKFFPIVFMTGRKEKKDVERAMKVKAEGYILKPIEKDKLNEAIDFVINKISPSKYPNVEISKTVLSENAQVIKKEPIKIKSISDVGLLAESTNRFKIDEVLELNSSLFHEVGIPPVAFRVANIREMVTGIWEVKLVFIGLNYESVQKLRSWILSQDIKNIAS; this is encoded by the coding sequence ATGGCACGCATATTGATTGTAGACGATTCTAAAGAAATTTTGGATTTGGCAAAAATGTTTTTATCAGATTCCGGGCACGAGGTGCTGACAGCAGCCAATGCAATGGATGCCATGGAGCTTTTGAATACTTATAGAATTGATCTTGGAATTTTTGATATAGAAATGCCCTATACCAATGGATTTCAGCTTTCAGAAACATTAAAGAACAGCATGAGATATAAATTCTTTCCAATTGTGTTTATGACCGGGAGAAAAGAAAAAAAAGATGTGGAGCGCGCTATGAAGGTTAAGGCTGAAGGCTATATTTTAAAACCTATTGAAAAAGATAAACTCAATGAAGCTATAGATTTTGTTATTAACAAAATTTCCCCATCGAAATATCCAAATGTCGAAATTTCCAAGACGGTTTTATCAGAAAATGCCCAGGTGATTAAAAAAGAGCCAATAAAAATAAAATCCATTTCAGATGTTGGGCTTCTTGCTGAAAGCACCAATCGTTTCAAGATTGACGAGGTGCTAGAACTCAATTCAAGTCTTTTTCATGAGGTTGGAATCCCGCCGGTTGCATTTCGCGTAGCTAATATTAGAGAAATGGTAACGGGCATCTGGGAAGTTAAACTCGTTTTTATCGGCTTAAACTATGAATCAGTTCAGAAACTACGATCTTGGATTTTATCTCAAGACATAAAGAATATCGCCTCTTAA
- a CDS encoding YchJ family protein, producing the protein MNCACGSNNDFSKCCGPYIKGEKLPETAEQLMRSRYTAYTMSDINYIKKTLAPESKKDFDEQASKEWAANAEWKGLKIMSVKKGTSTDTKGTVEFTATFKEGGKTLDHHEVSEFKKNDKGVWMFVDGHAHTHEEGQGHNHHHAKQETVVRDGPKVGRNDPCPCGNGKKFKKCHGASV; encoded by the coding sequence ATGAATTGTGCTTGTGGATCAAATAATGATTTTTCAAAATGTTGTGGACCCTATATTAAGGGTGAAAAACTTCCAGAAACAGCCGAGCAACTGATGCGCTCAAGGTACACCGCTTACACTATGAGCGACATCAATTACATCAAAAAGACTTTAGCTCCAGAATCTAAAAAAGATTTTGACGAGCAAGCCTCAAAAGAGTGGGCTGCTAATGCGGAGTGGAAAGGTCTTAAGATCATGTCCGTTAAGAAAGGAACTTCAACAGACACTAAAGGCACCGTAGAATTCACCGCTACTTTTAAAGAAGGCGGAAAGACTCTAGATCATCATGAAGTTTCGGAGTTTAAAAAAAATGACAAAGGGGTTTGGATGTTTGTTGATGGTCACGCCCACACTCACGAAGAAGGTCAGGGCCATAACCATCATCATGCAAAACAAGAAACCGTAGTAAGAGACGGCCCAAAGGTAGGAAGAAACGACCCTTGTCCTTGTGGTAATGGGAAAAAATTCAAAAAGTGTCACGGAGCAAGTGTTTAA
- a CDS encoding YaiI/YqxD family protein — protein MMIWIDADACPKMVKEIIFNASIKRSVPVTLVANSNMFIPMSPLISITVVEDGLDVADKFIVDNCKIGDLVITADIPLASFVVDKGVVAINPRGDVYTEENVKEVLATRNLMQDLRSFGELRGGPPPLGPKDKAKFASGFDRELTRLLKKDR, from the coding sequence ATGATGATATGGATAGATGCAGATGCGTGCCCCAAGATGGTCAAAGAAATAATCTTTAATGCCTCCATCAAAAGATCCGTTCCCGTCACTCTAGTTGCCAATAGTAATATGTTTATACCGATGAGCCCGCTCATTTCCATCACAGTTGTTGAAGATGGTTTGGATGTGGCTGATAAATTCATCGTAGACAATTGTAAGATTGGCGATCTTGTTATTACAGCAGACATTCCGCTCGCGTCCTTTGTCGTCGATAAAGGCGTTGTCGCAATCAATCCTCGTGGAGATGTTTATACAGAAGAAAATGTAAAAGAAGTTTTAGCAACAAGAAATCTTATGCAAGATCTTCGAAGCTTTGGAGAACTCCGCGGCGGCCCTCCACCACTTGGACCAAAGGACAAGGCAAAGTTTGCAAGTGGTTTTGACAGAGAACTTACAAGACTATTAAAAAAAGATCGCTAA